One stretch of candidate division KSB1 bacterium DNA includes these proteins:
- a CDS encoding 30S ribosomal protein S8 — translation ILSTSKGILTHKQALRDHVGGEVICYVW, via the coding sequence CATCCTCTCCACCTCCAAGGGGATTCTGACGCACAAGCAGGCCTTGCGCGATCACGTGGGTGGAGAGGTGATCTGTTACGTATGGTAG